Proteins from a genomic interval of Nasonia vitripennis strain AsymCx chromosome 3, Nvit_psr_1.1, whole genome shotgun sequence:
- the LOC100122233 gene encoding lutropin-choriogonadotropic hormone receptor, translating into MLLSLVGRLLLLWAAIGLQAVRTETPDCELLGGPAARELSCRAAGIEALDRLPELANLTRIDLTSNNLTNIPARGFRRYPHLEILLLRRNRIERIDPEAFDNMTSLALLELDDNKLTEFPRALARMSSLEELSLSNNRIRLIEADSLRDAKNLLSLDLRGNPISEVQPAAFQHLSRLRKLILSNLKELSEFPSLEGCRSLEFLRLDRARIERVPDELCRQAPKLKSLDLKSNRLSAVPNLKGCRDLRVLDLASNLISSLEGKPFEGLGALHDLLIPNNLLESVPQDAFTGLTKLQVLDLESNGIDFVHPDAFEEIKQLEDLNLGNNIFPSLPIKGLSGLLHLKTFNNPALREFPAPELFPRVRTMVLSYAYHCCSFVSAEELEAGVSGASEAAAGEELLQESVLFPTDNDFDMSLWNQSLTDIWPQLHNLSEKFGSKINELWDNFGTDFTYPGNLPAYVEEYFEEQEGRSPRPATQPARIQCLPQPGPFLPCRDLFDWWTLRCGVWLVFLLAMLGNGSVVFVLVFSRSKMDVPRFLVCNLAAADFFMGLYLGMLAVVDASTLGEFRKYAIPWQMSAGCQLAGFLGVLSSELSVYTLAVITLERNYAITHAMHLNKRLSLKHAGYIMSAGWTFALGMAALPLLGVSDYRKFAICLPFETSGPAAMAYVVFLVLVNGLAFLILMGCYLKMYCAIRGSQAWNSNDSRIAKRMALLVLTDLLCWSPIAFFSLTATFGLQLVSLEQAKVFAVFVLPLNSCCNPFLYAILTKQFKKDCVLICKAIEESRVTRSIGRCRHSSNFSNRLSPANTNSLVDRSAGSRDLNLLQHPHQPQVNAYQQQQATCVCGNSARLILERGQSASSTTTAAVRWWQANISWPCSKSQRQRRNLAGDPYAYRIAAEIQQKQHKRASSMSSSENYSSSRSDSWRQHHRCGIPLRLLDPKRRTSSWLISRKPSQDSNLSSSRNDSSGSGNTASTSTWRVTRSSSSLDRAKPRLTRQMAFQEPDSPGSPGRLAVRLLATIPSAAEMSEQCDEESSALAEKEEEQPDADDDEDDGEAVKIRIKDSDES; encoded by the exons AGATCTGACGAGCAACAATCTAACGAACATTCCAGCACGCGGCTTCCGACGCTACCCCCATCTCGAGATTCT GTTACTGCGCCGCAACCGCATCGAGCGCATCGACCCAGAGGCGTTCGACAACATGACGAGTCTCGCGCTCCT AGAGTTGGACGATAACAAGTTGACGGAATTCCCGAGGGCCCTGGCCAGGATGAGCAGCCTGGAGGAACT ATCGCTGTCGAACAACAGGATCCGTCTGATCGAGGCCGACAGCCTGAGGGACGCGAAGAACCTGCTGTCGCTGGACCTGCGCGGCAACCCGATAAGCGAGGTGCAGCCTGCCGCGTTCCAGCATCTCTCGCGGCTCCGCAAGCT CATCCTGTCGAACCTGAAGGAGCTGAGCGAGTTCCCGTCGCTGGAGGGCTGCCGCTCCCTCGAGTTCCTCCGGCTGGACCGGGCGCGCATCGAGCGAGTGCCCGATGAGCTCTGCCGACAAGCGCCCAAGCTCAAGAGCCT AGATCTCAAGTCCAACCGACTGAGCGCCGTGCCCAATCTTAAAGGCTGCCGCGATCTTCGGGTTTT AGACCTCGCGAGCAACCTCATTTCCTCGCTCGAGGGCAAGCCGTTCGAGGGTCTGGGGGCGCTGCACGACCTGCTCATACCGAACAACCTGCTGGAGAGCGTGCCCCAGGACGCCTTCACCGGCCTGACCAAGCTCCAAGTGCT TGACCTGGAGAGCAACGGCATCGACTTTGTCCACCCGGACGCGTTCGAGGAGATAAAGCAGCTCGAGGACCT GAACCTGGGGAACAATATCTTCCCGAGCCTGCCGATCAAGGGGCTCTCGGGCCTGCTCCACCTCAAGACCTTCAACAACCCGGCCCTCAGGGAGTTCCCGGCGCCGGAGCTCTTCCCGCGCGTCCGCACGATGGTCCTCTCCTACGCGTACCACTGCTGCTCGTTCGTCAGCGCCGAGGAGCTCGAGGCCGGAGTCTCGGGGGCCTCCGAGGCGGCGGCCGGCGAGGAGCTGCTGCAGGAGTCGGTCCTCTTTCCCACGGATAACGACTTCGACATGAGCCTCTGGAACCAGAGCCTCACCGACATCTGGCCGCAGCTGC ATAACTTGAGCGAGAAATTCGGATCGAAAATAAATGAACTTTGGGATAACTTTGGTACAGATTTCACGTACCCGGGCAATTTGCCCGCCTACGTCGAGGAGTACTTCGAGGAGCAAGAGGGCCGGAGCCCGAGGCCGGCGACGCAGCCGGCGCGCATCCAGTGCCTTCCGCAGCCCG GTCCGTTCCTGCCATGCCGCGACCTCTTCGACTGGTGGACGCTGCGCTGCGGCGTCTGGCTCGTCTTCCTGCTGGCCATGCTGGGCAACGGCAGCGTCGTCTTCGTCCTCGTCTTCTCGCGCAGCAAGATGGACGTGCCGCGCTTCCTCGTCTGCAacctcgccgccgccgacttCTTCATGGGCCTCTACCTCGGCATGCTGGCCGTGGTCGACGCCTCGACGCTCGGCGAGTTCCGCAAGTACGCGATCCCCTGGCAGATGTCGGCGGGCTGCCAGCTGGCCGGCTTCCTCGGCGTCCTCAGCTCGGAGCTCTCGGTCTACACGCTGGCCGTGATCACCCTCGAGCGGAACTACGCCATCACGCACGCGATGCACCTGAACAAGCGGCTCTCGCTCAAGCACGCCGGCTACATCATGAGCGCCGGCTGGACCTTCGCCCTGGGCATGGCGGCGCTGCCGCTCCTCGGCGTCTCGGACTACCGCAAGTTCGCCATCTGCCTGCCATTCGAGACGAGCGGCCCCGCGGCCATGGCCTACGTCGTCTTCCTCGTGCTCGTCAACGGCCTGGCCTTCCTCATCCTGATGGGCTGCTACCTCAAGATGTACTGCGCCATCCGGGGCTCCCAGGCCTGGAACTCGAACGACTCGAGGATCGCCAAGCGCATGGCGCTCCTCGTCTTGACGGACTTGCTCTGCTGGTCGCCCATCGCCTTCTTCTCGCTGACCGCCACCTTCGGCCTGCAGCTGGTCAGCCTCGAGCAGGCCAAGGTCTTTGCGGTGTTCGTGCTGCCGCTCAACTCCTGCTGCAACCCCTTCCTCTACGCCATCCTGACCAAGCAGTTCAAGAAGGACTGCGTGCTCATCTGCAAGGCCATCGAGGAGTCCCGGGTGACCCGGAGCATCGGCCGCTGCCGGCACAGCTCCAACTTTAGCAACCGGCTGAGCCCCGCCAACACCAACAGCCTCGTCGACCGGTCCGCCGGCTCGCGCGACCTCAACCTCCTCCAGCATCCGCACCAGCCGCAGGTGAACGCttaccagcagcagcaggccaCCTGCGTCTGCGGCAACAGCGCCCGGCTGATCCTGGAGCGCGGCCAGTCGGCCagctcgacgacgacggcggcggtgcGCTGGTGGCAGGCCAACATCAGCTGGCCCTGCTCCAAGAgccagcggcagcggcgcaaCCTCGCCGGCGACCCCTACGCCTACCGCATCGCCGCCGAGATCCAGCAGAAGCAGCACAAGCGAGCCTCCTCCATGTCCTCCAGCGAGAACTACTCCTCCTCGCGCTCCGACTCCTGGAGGCAGCATCATCGCTGCGGCATTCCCCTCAG GCTGCTCGACCCGAAGCGCCGCACCTCCTCCTGGCTGATCAGCCGCAAGCCGTCCCAGGACTCGAACCTCAGCTCCTCGCGCAACGACTCCTCGGGCTCGGGCAACACCGCCAGCACCAGCACCTGGCGCGTGACGCGCTCGAGCAGCTCCCTCGACAGAGCCAAGCCCCGGCTGACCCGGCAGATGGCCTTCCAGGAGCCCGACTCCCCGGGCTCGCCCGGCAGACTGGCCGTCCGACTCCTGGCCACCATACCCTCCGCCGCGGAGATGAGCGAGCAGTGCGACGAGGAGAGCTCCGCTCTGGccgagaaggaggaggagcagccggacgccgacgacgacgaggacgacggaGAGGCGGTGAAGATCCGGATCAAGGACAGCGACGAGTCCTAG